In a single window of the Chelonia mydas isolate rCheMyd1 chromosome 8, rCheMyd1.pri.v2, whole genome shotgun sequence genome:
- the DEPDC1 gene encoding DEP domain-containing protein 1A isoform X1 yields MESRLVTAGPYRATKLWNEVTKYFRAGMPLRKHRQRFRKYGNCFSAIEAVDWLHELLRSNRNFGPEVTRQQTVQLLRKFLKNHVIEDIKGRWGSENLDDNNNLFRFPSTSPVKTLPRRSLLKEDTENIPKEEERLFKLPHFSRRTPKKYELLDTLENIENTKSEIMEEDKENLHRKKISQEDIEEIWRNIILIHLQTILGLPSLEEVLHSAQVIPQYVMYNMTNTSKHGVVVLQNKSEDLPHWVLSAMKCLAYWPRSNDMSQPTYVGFERDVFRTVADYFLNLPEPLLTFEYYELFVNILVVCGYITIPYRPSGKYCIQDEACDPQPSKTLHLNSFKSTECLLLSLLRKENEKQEEESEPSGNISQIEHTLQKGCAKKLQHYNFACKQASAHDLRGESCQNLSGLKNERAQPLKLRARCYSLERIAATTSSFCSEVGSNSLYQSDINIKSGKNKENPLLHSGYKAESLLNIGSNSTGQKQPCGSRRVSASTVHDQELCNGNHKSKQLCRSQSLLGSSKSRNCSGINTPVAEITVKPYPIVHLGQRKSSTTSVVTIVENEPMDSDITVNKRLCKSAVELSENSFIPASFMLTGTQNLLRPHLERVAIEALQICCLLLPPPNRRKLQLLMRMISRISQNVDMPRLHDAMGTRSLMIQTFSRCVLCCAEEVDLDELLATRLVSFLMDHQQDIFQVPAYLQVAVQDHIESLKNAQFQHPGEDIGAILPTYSYCKRITPQEFDEQKVSTSQAAVAELLENIIRDKSLSLRDKKKRLKRFQKEYPLIYQNRFPTTESEAILFENKPTIKQPMLSLKKPKFRSLRY; encoded by the exons ATGGAGAGCCGGCTGGTGACAGCGGGGCCCTACCGCGCCACCAAGCTG TGGAATGAAGTTACTAAATACTTTCGAGCAGGGATGCCACTGCGGAAGCACAGGCAACGTTTCAGAAAATACGGGAATTGTTTTAGTGCCATAGAAGCCGTGGACTGGCTCCACGAACTGCTTAGGAGCAACAGGAATTTTGGTCCAGAAGTTACTAGGCAACAAACAGTTCAATTACTAAGAAAGTTTCTCAAGAATCATGTAATTGAGGATATAAAAGGAAGATGGGGATCAGAAAATCTAGATGACAACAACAACCTATTCAG ATTCCCTTCAACCTCTCCAGTTAAAACTTTGCCAAGAAGGTCCCTGTTGAAAGAGGACACAGAAAATATTCCAAAAGAGGAAGAAAGGCTCTTTAAACTACCACATTTCTCCAGAAGGACTCCTAAAAAATATGAATTACTTGATACTCTG GAGAACATAGAAAACACAAAAAGTGAAATAATGGAAGAGGACAAGGAAAACTTACACAGGAAGAAAATAAGTCAAGAGGATATAGAAGAAATTTGGCGAAACATAATTTTGATACA CTTGCAAACCATTTTAGGTCTACCATCTTTGGAAGAAGTCTTGCACTCAGCCCAAGTAATTCCTCAGTATGTCATGTACAACATGACTAACACAAGTAAACATGGTGTTGTTGTTCTGCAAAACAAAtcag aagaCCTCCCTCATTGGGTATTGTCAGCTATGAAGTGCCTTGCATACT GGCCTAGAAGTAATGACATGAGCCAACCAACTTACGTTGGTTTTGAACGGGATGTATTCAGAACAGTCGCTGATTACTTTCTCAATCTACCTGAACCATTGCTTACTTTTGAATACTATGAACTGTTTGTGAACATTCTTG TTGTGTGTGGCTACATCACAATTCCATATAGAcccagtggaaaatactgtatcCAAGATGAGGCGTGTGACCCACAGCCTTCAAAAACTCTGCACTTGAACTCTTTCAAGTCAACTGAATGTCTTCTACTAAGTTTACTTCgaaaagagaatgaaaaacaaGAGGAAGAATCTGAGCCTTCTGGAAATATTTCCCAAATTGAACATACTCTTCAAAAAGGATGTGCTAAAAAATTACAGCACTATAACTTTGCGTGTAAACAAGCCAGTGCTCATGACCTAAGAGGAGAAAGCTGTCAAAATCTGTCAGGTTTAAAGAATGAACGGGCCCAGCCTCTCAAACTTAGGGCAAGGTGCTATTCTTTGGAACGAATTGCAGCTACTACCTCAAGTTTTTGTAGTGAAGTGGGATCAAACTCCCTCTATCAATCTGACATTAACATAAAGTCAGGCAAAAATAAGGAAAACCCACTACTACACTCTGGGTACAAAGCAGAATCGCTGTTGAATATTGGATCAAATAGCACTGGGCAGAAACAACCGTGTGGTTCCAGGAGAGTGTCTGCATCAACAGTTCACGACCAAGAGCTATGTAATGGGAATCACAAATCTAAGCAACTCTGCAGGTCTCAGAGTTTACTTGGAAGCAGTAAGTCCAGAAATTGCAGTGGCATCAATACACCAGTTGCTGAAATCACAGTAAAACCATATCCAATAGTTCATCTTGGACAAAGGAAATCAAGTACTACCAGTGTGGTTACTATAGTAGAAAATGAGCCTATGGATTCTGATATCACAGTCAATAAACGACTCTGCAAAAGTGCAGTAGAACTTTCAGAAAACTCTTTCATTCCAGCTTCCTTTATGTTGACTGGCACGCAAA ATCTTCTCCGGCCTCATTTAGAAAGGGTTGCCATTGAAGCACTACAGATATGCTGTTTGTTGCTTCCTCCACCAAATCGTAGAAAGCTTCAACTCCTAATGCGTATGATCTCTCGAATCAGCCAAAATGTTGATATGCCTCGACTTCATGATGCAATGGGCACAAGGTCTCTG ATGATACAGACTTTTTCTCGATGTGTGTTATGCTGTGCAGAAGAAGTGGACCTTGATGAGCTACTTGCCACAAGATTAGTTTCATTTCTAATGGATCACCAGCAGGACATTTTTCAAGTTCCAGCTTACCTACAGGTTGCAGTGCAAGATCATATAGAATCTCTAAAGAACGCTCAG TTCCAACATCCAGGGGAAGACATCGGTGCTATTTTGCCAACTTATTCATATTGTAAGCGGATAACTCCTCAGGAGTTTGATGAACAAAAAGTTTCTACCTCTCAAGCTGCAGTTGCAGAACTCTTGGAGAACATTATCCGGgacaaaagcttgtctctgagagacaaaaagaaaagactaAAACGG tttcaGAAGGAATATCCACTGATCTACCAGAACAGATTTCCAACTACAGAAAGTGAAGCAATAttatttgaaaacaaaccaacaatTAAGCAACCAATGCTTAGCCTGAAAAAACCAAAGTTTCGTAGCCTAAGATACTAA
- the DEPDC1 gene encoding DEP domain-containing protein 1A isoform X4, which produces MESRLVTAGPYRATKLWNEVTKYFRAGMPLRKHRQRFRKYGNCFSAIEAVDWLHELLRSNRNFGPEVTRQQTVQLLRKFLKNHVIEDIKGRWGSENLDDNNNLFRFPSTSPVKTLPRRSLLKEDTENIPKEEERLFKLPHFSRRTPKKYELLDTLENIENTKSEIMEEDKENLHRKKISQEDIEEIWRNIILIHLQTILGLPSLEEVLHSAQVIPQYVMYNMTNTSKHGVVVLQNKSEDLPHWVLSAMKCLAYWPRSNDMSQPTYVGFERDVFRTVADYFLNLPEPLLTFEYYELFVNILDLLRPHLERVAIEALQICCLLLPPPNRRKLQLLMRMISRISQNVDMPRLHDAMGTRSLMIQTFSRCVLCCAEEVDLDELLATRLVSFLMDHQQDIFQVPAYLQVAVQDHIESLKNAQFQHPGEDIGAILPTYSYCKRITPQEFDEQKVSTSQAAVAELLENIIRDKSLSLRDKKKRLKRFQKEYPLIYQNRFPTTESEAILFENKPTIKQPMLSLKKPKFRSLRY; this is translated from the exons ATGGAGAGCCGGCTGGTGACAGCGGGGCCCTACCGCGCCACCAAGCTG TGGAATGAAGTTACTAAATACTTTCGAGCAGGGATGCCACTGCGGAAGCACAGGCAACGTTTCAGAAAATACGGGAATTGTTTTAGTGCCATAGAAGCCGTGGACTGGCTCCACGAACTGCTTAGGAGCAACAGGAATTTTGGTCCAGAAGTTACTAGGCAACAAACAGTTCAATTACTAAGAAAGTTTCTCAAGAATCATGTAATTGAGGATATAAAAGGAAGATGGGGATCAGAAAATCTAGATGACAACAACAACCTATTCAG ATTCCCTTCAACCTCTCCAGTTAAAACTTTGCCAAGAAGGTCCCTGTTGAAAGAGGACACAGAAAATATTCCAAAAGAGGAAGAAAGGCTCTTTAAACTACCACATTTCTCCAGAAGGACTCCTAAAAAATATGAATTACTTGATACTCTG GAGAACATAGAAAACACAAAAAGTGAAATAATGGAAGAGGACAAGGAAAACTTACACAGGAAGAAAATAAGTCAAGAGGATATAGAAGAAATTTGGCGAAACATAATTTTGATACA CTTGCAAACCATTTTAGGTCTACCATCTTTGGAAGAAGTCTTGCACTCAGCCCAAGTAATTCCTCAGTATGTCATGTACAACATGACTAACACAAGTAAACATGGTGTTGTTGTTCTGCAAAACAAAtcag aagaCCTCCCTCATTGGGTATTGTCAGCTATGAAGTGCCTTGCATACT GGCCTAGAAGTAATGACATGAGCCAACCAACTTACGTTGGTTTTGAACGGGATGTATTCAGAACAGTCGCTGATTACTTTCTCAATCTACCTGAACCATTGCTTACTTTTGAATACTATGAACTGTTTGTGAACATTCTTG ATCTTCTCCGGCCTCATTTAGAAAGGGTTGCCATTGAAGCACTACAGATATGCTGTTTGTTGCTTCCTCCACCAAATCGTAGAAAGCTTCAACTCCTAATGCGTATGATCTCTCGAATCAGCCAAAATGTTGATATGCCTCGACTTCATGATGCAATGGGCACAAGGTCTCTG ATGATACAGACTTTTTCTCGATGTGTGTTATGCTGTGCAGAAGAAGTGGACCTTGATGAGCTACTTGCCACAAGATTAGTTTCATTTCTAATGGATCACCAGCAGGACATTTTTCAAGTTCCAGCTTACCTACAGGTTGCAGTGCAAGATCATATAGAATCTCTAAAGAACGCTCAG TTCCAACATCCAGGGGAAGACATCGGTGCTATTTTGCCAACTTATTCATATTGTAAGCGGATAACTCCTCAGGAGTTTGATGAACAAAAAGTTTCTACCTCTCAAGCTGCAGTTGCAGAACTCTTGGAGAACATTATCCGGgacaaaagcttgtctctgagagacaaaaagaaaagactaAAACGG tttcaGAAGGAATATCCACTGATCTACCAGAACAGATTTCCAACTACAGAAAGTGAAGCAATAttatttgaaaacaaaccaacaatTAAGCAACCAATGCTTAGCCTGAAAAAACCAAAGTTTCGTAGCCTAAGATACTAA
- the DEPDC1 gene encoding DEP domain-containing protein 1A isoform X3 gives MESRLVTAGPYRATKLWNEVTKYFRAGMPLRKHRQRFRKYGNCFSAIEAVDWLHELLRSNRNFGPEVTRQQTVQLLRKFLKNHVIEDIKGRWGSENLDDNNNLFRFPSTSPVKTLPRRSLLKEDTENIPKEEERLFKLPHFSRRTPKKYELLDTLENIENTKSEIMEEDKENLHRKKISQEDIEEIWRNIILIHLQTILGLPSLEEVLHSAQVIPQYVMYNMTNTSKHGVVVLQNKSEDLPHWVLSAMKCLAYWPRSNDMSQPTYVGFERDVFRTVADYFLNLPEPLLTFEYYELFVNILVVCGYITIPYRPSGKYCIQDEACDPQPSKTLHLNSFKSTECLLLSLLRKENEKQEEESEPSGNISQIEHTLQKGCAKKLQHYNFACKQASAHDLRGESCQNLSGLKNERAQPLKLRARCYSLERIAATTSSFCSEVGSNSLYQSDINIKSGKNKENPLLHSGYKAESLLNIGSNSTGQKQPCGSRRVSASTVHDQELCNGNHKSKQLCRSQSLLGSNLLRPHLERVAIEALQICCLLLPPPNRRKLQLLMRMISRISQNVDMPRLHDAMGTRSLMIQTFSRCVLCCAEEVDLDELLATRLVSFLMDHQQDIFQVPAYLQVAVQDHIESLKNAQFQHPGEDIGAILPTYSYCKRITPQEFDEQKVSTSQAAVAELLENIIRDKSLSLRDKKKRLKRFQKEYPLIYQNRFPTTESEAILFENKPTIKQPMLSLKKPKFRSLRY, from the exons ATGGAGAGCCGGCTGGTGACAGCGGGGCCCTACCGCGCCACCAAGCTG TGGAATGAAGTTACTAAATACTTTCGAGCAGGGATGCCACTGCGGAAGCACAGGCAACGTTTCAGAAAATACGGGAATTGTTTTAGTGCCATAGAAGCCGTGGACTGGCTCCACGAACTGCTTAGGAGCAACAGGAATTTTGGTCCAGAAGTTACTAGGCAACAAACAGTTCAATTACTAAGAAAGTTTCTCAAGAATCATGTAATTGAGGATATAAAAGGAAGATGGGGATCAGAAAATCTAGATGACAACAACAACCTATTCAG ATTCCCTTCAACCTCTCCAGTTAAAACTTTGCCAAGAAGGTCCCTGTTGAAAGAGGACACAGAAAATATTCCAAAAGAGGAAGAAAGGCTCTTTAAACTACCACATTTCTCCAGAAGGACTCCTAAAAAATATGAATTACTTGATACTCTG GAGAACATAGAAAACACAAAAAGTGAAATAATGGAAGAGGACAAGGAAAACTTACACAGGAAGAAAATAAGTCAAGAGGATATAGAAGAAATTTGGCGAAACATAATTTTGATACA CTTGCAAACCATTTTAGGTCTACCATCTTTGGAAGAAGTCTTGCACTCAGCCCAAGTAATTCCTCAGTATGTCATGTACAACATGACTAACACAAGTAAACATGGTGTTGTTGTTCTGCAAAACAAAtcag aagaCCTCCCTCATTGGGTATTGTCAGCTATGAAGTGCCTTGCATACT GGCCTAGAAGTAATGACATGAGCCAACCAACTTACGTTGGTTTTGAACGGGATGTATTCAGAACAGTCGCTGATTACTTTCTCAATCTACCTGAACCATTGCTTACTTTTGAATACTATGAACTGTTTGTGAACATTCTTG TTGTGTGTGGCTACATCACAATTCCATATAGAcccagtggaaaatactgtatcCAAGATGAGGCGTGTGACCCACAGCCTTCAAAAACTCTGCACTTGAACTCTTTCAAGTCAACTGAATGTCTTCTACTAAGTTTACTTCgaaaagagaatgaaaaacaaGAGGAAGAATCTGAGCCTTCTGGAAATATTTCCCAAATTGAACATACTCTTCAAAAAGGATGTGCTAAAAAATTACAGCACTATAACTTTGCGTGTAAACAAGCCAGTGCTCATGACCTAAGAGGAGAAAGCTGTCAAAATCTGTCAGGTTTAAAGAATGAACGGGCCCAGCCTCTCAAACTTAGGGCAAGGTGCTATTCTTTGGAACGAATTGCAGCTACTACCTCAAGTTTTTGTAGTGAAGTGGGATCAAACTCCCTCTATCAATCTGACATTAACATAAAGTCAGGCAAAAATAAGGAAAACCCACTACTACACTCTGGGTACAAAGCAGAATCGCTGTTGAATATTGGATCAAATAGCACTGGGCAGAAACAACCGTGTGGTTCCAGGAGAGTGTCTGCATCAACAGTTCACGACCAAGAGCTATGTAATGGGAATCACAAATCTAAGCAACTCTGCAGGTCTCAGAGTTTACTTGGAAGCA ATCTTCTCCGGCCTCATTTAGAAAGGGTTGCCATTGAAGCACTACAGATATGCTGTTTGTTGCTTCCTCCACCAAATCGTAGAAAGCTTCAACTCCTAATGCGTATGATCTCTCGAATCAGCCAAAATGTTGATATGCCTCGACTTCATGATGCAATGGGCACAAGGTCTCTG ATGATACAGACTTTTTCTCGATGTGTGTTATGCTGTGCAGAAGAAGTGGACCTTGATGAGCTACTTGCCACAAGATTAGTTTCATTTCTAATGGATCACCAGCAGGACATTTTTCAAGTTCCAGCTTACCTACAGGTTGCAGTGCAAGATCATATAGAATCTCTAAAGAACGCTCAG TTCCAACATCCAGGGGAAGACATCGGTGCTATTTTGCCAACTTATTCATATTGTAAGCGGATAACTCCTCAGGAGTTTGATGAACAAAAAGTTTCTACCTCTCAAGCTGCAGTTGCAGAACTCTTGGAGAACATTATCCGGgacaaaagcttgtctctgagagacaaaaagaaaagactaAAACGG tttcaGAAGGAATATCCACTGATCTACCAGAACAGATTTCCAACTACAGAAAGTGAAGCAATAttatttgaaaacaaaccaacaatTAAGCAACCAATGCTTAGCCTGAAAAAACCAAAGTTTCGTAGCCTAAGATACTAA
- the DEPDC1 gene encoding DEP domain-containing protein 1A isoform X2 encodes MPLRKHRQRFRKYGNCFSAIEAVDWLHELLRSNRNFGPEVTRQQTVQLLRKFLKNHVIEDIKGRWGSENLDDNNNLFRFPSTSPVKTLPRRSLLKEDTENIPKEEERLFKLPHFSRRTPKKYELLDTLENIENTKSEIMEEDKENLHRKKISQEDIEEIWRNIILIHLQTILGLPSLEEVLHSAQVIPQYVMYNMTNTSKHGVVVLQNKSEDLPHWVLSAMKCLAYWPRSNDMSQPTYVGFERDVFRTVADYFLNLPEPLLTFEYYELFVNILVVCGYITIPYRPSGKYCIQDEACDPQPSKTLHLNSFKSTECLLLSLLRKENEKQEEESEPSGNISQIEHTLQKGCAKKLQHYNFACKQASAHDLRGESCQNLSGLKNERAQPLKLRARCYSLERIAATTSSFCSEVGSNSLYQSDINIKSGKNKENPLLHSGYKAESLLNIGSNSTGQKQPCGSRRVSASTVHDQELCNGNHKSKQLCRSQSLLGSSKSRNCSGINTPVAEITVKPYPIVHLGQRKSSTTSVVTIVENEPMDSDITVNKRLCKSAVELSENSFIPASFMLTGTQNLLRPHLERVAIEALQICCLLLPPPNRRKLQLLMRMISRISQNVDMPRLHDAMGTRSLMIQTFSRCVLCCAEEVDLDELLATRLVSFLMDHQQDIFQVPAYLQVAVQDHIESLKNAQFQHPGEDIGAILPTYSYCKRITPQEFDEQKVSTSQAAVAELLENIIRDKSLSLRDKKKRLKRFQKEYPLIYQNRFPTTESEAILFENKPTIKQPMLSLKKPKFRSLRY; translated from the exons ATGCCACTGCGGAAGCACAGGCAACGTTTCAGAAAATACGGGAATTGTTTTAGTGCCATAGAAGCCGTGGACTGGCTCCACGAACTGCTTAGGAGCAACAGGAATTTTGGTCCAGAAGTTACTAGGCAACAAACAGTTCAATTACTAAGAAAGTTTCTCAAGAATCATGTAATTGAGGATATAAAAGGAAGATGGGGATCAGAAAATCTAGATGACAACAACAACCTATTCAG ATTCCCTTCAACCTCTCCAGTTAAAACTTTGCCAAGAAGGTCCCTGTTGAAAGAGGACACAGAAAATATTCCAAAAGAGGAAGAAAGGCTCTTTAAACTACCACATTTCTCCAGAAGGACTCCTAAAAAATATGAATTACTTGATACTCTG GAGAACATAGAAAACACAAAAAGTGAAATAATGGAAGAGGACAAGGAAAACTTACACAGGAAGAAAATAAGTCAAGAGGATATAGAAGAAATTTGGCGAAACATAATTTTGATACA CTTGCAAACCATTTTAGGTCTACCATCTTTGGAAGAAGTCTTGCACTCAGCCCAAGTAATTCCTCAGTATGTCATGTACAACATGACTAACACAAGTAAACATGGTGTTGTTGTTCTGCAAAACAAAtcag aagaCCTCCCTCATTGGGTATTGTCAGCTATGAAGTGCCTTGCATACT GGCCTAGAAGTAATGACATGAGCCAACCAACTTACGTTGGTTTTGAACGGGATGTATTCAGAACAGTCGCTGATTACTTTCTCAATCTACCTGAACCATTGCTTACTTTTGAATACTATGAACTGTTTGTGAACATTCTTG TTGTGTGTGGCTACATCACAATTCCATATAGAcccagtggaaaatactgtatcCAAGATGAGGCGTGTGACCCACAGCCTTCAAAAACTCTGCACTTGAACTCTTTCAAGTCAACTGAATGTCTTCTACTAAGTTTACTTCgaaaagagaatgaaaaacaaGAGGAAGAATCTGAGCCTTCTGGAAATATTTCCCAAATTGAACATACTCTTCAAAAAGGATGTGCTAAAAAATTACAGCACTATAACTTTGCGTGTAAACAAGCCAGTGCTCATGACCTAAGAGGAGAAAGCTGTCAAAATCTGTCAGGTTTAAAGAATGAACGGGCCCAGCCTCTCAAACTTAGGGCAAGGTGCTATTCTTTGGAACGAATTGCAGCTACTACCTCAAGTTTTTGTAGTGAAGTGGGATCAAACTCCCTCTATCAATCTGACATTAACATAAAGTCAGGCAAAAATAAGGAAAACCCACTACTACACTCTGGGTACAAAGCAGAATCGCTGTTGAATATTGGATCAAATAGCACTGGGCAGAAACAACCGTGTGGTTCCAGGAGAGTGTCTGCATCAACAGTTCACGACCAAGAGCTATGTAATGGGAATCACAAATCTAAGCAACTCTGCAGGTCTCAGAGTTTACTTGGAAGCAGTAAGTCCAGAAATTGCAGTGGCATCAATACACCAGTTGCTGAAATCACAGTAAAACCATATCCAATAGTTCATCTTGGACAAAGGAAATCAAGTACTACCAGTGTGGTTACTATAGTAGAAAATGAGCCTATGGATTCTGATATCACAGTCAATAAACGACTCTGCAAAAGTGCAGTAGAACTTTCAGAAAACTCTTTCATTCCAGCTTCCTTTATGTTGACTGGCACGCAAA ATCTTCTCCGGCCTCATTTAGAAAGGGTTGCCATTGAAGCACTACAGATATGCTGTTTGTTGCTTCCTCCACCAAATCGTAGAAAGCTTCAACTCCTAATGCGTATGATCTCTCGAATCAGCCAAAATGTTGATATGCCTCGACTTCATGATGCAATGGGCACAAGGTCTCTG ATGATACAGACTTTTTCTCGATGTGTGTTATGCTGTGCAGAAGAAGTGGACCTTGATGAGCTACTTGCCACAAGATTAGTTTCATTTCTAATGGATCACCAGCAGGACATTTTTCAAGTTCCAGCTTACCTACAGGTTGCAGTGCAAGATCATATAGAATCTCTAAAGAACGCTCAG TTCCAACATCCAGGGGAAGACATCGGTGCTATTTTGCCAACTTATTCATATTGTAAGCGGATAACTCCTCAGGAGTTTGATGAACAAAAAGTTTCTACCTCTCAAGCTGCAGTTGCAGAACTCTTGGAGAACATTATCCGGgacaaaagcttgtctctgagagacaaaaagaaaagactaAAACGG tttcaGAAGGAATATCCACTGATCTACCAGAACAGATTTCCAACTACAGAAAGTGAAGCAATAttatttgaaaacaaaccaacaatTAAGCAACCAATGCTTAGCCTGAAAAAACCAAAGTTTCGTAGCCTAAGATACTAA